The Arachis hypogaea cultivar Tifrunner chromosome 14, arahy.Tifrunner.gnm2.J5K5, whole genome shotgun sequence genome has a segment encoding these proteins:
- the LOC112741591 gene encoding stilbene synthase 3-like has translation MVGVNDIRKVQQRAEGPATVLAIGTANPANCIDQSTYADYYFRVTNSEHMTDLKKKFQRICERTQIKNRHMYLTEEILKENPNMCAYKAPSLDAREDMMIREVPRVGKEAATKAIKEWGQPMSKITHLIFCTTSGVALPGVDYELIVLLGLDPSVKRYMMYHQGCFAGGTVLRLAKDLAENNKDARVLIVCSENTAVTFRGPSETDMDSLVGQALFADGAAAIIIGSDPVPEVEKPIFELVSTDQKLVPGSHGAIGGLLREVGLTFYLNKSVPDIISQNINEALSKAFDPLGISDYNSIFWIAHPGGRAILDQVEQKVNLKPEKMKATRDVLSNYGNMSSACVFFIMDLMRKKSLENGLKTTGEGLDWGVLFGFGPGLTIETVVLRSVAI, from the exons ATGGTGGGTGTGAATGACATCCGCAAGGTTCAACAAAGGGCAGAAGGCCCAGCAACCGTGTTGGCGATTGGCACAGCAAATCCAGCAAATTGTATTGATCAGAGTACATATGCAGATTATTATTTCAGAGTAACCAATAGCGAACACATGACCGACTTAAAGAAAAAATTTCAACGTATTT GTGAGAGAACACAGATCAAGAACAGACATATGTATTTAACGGAAGAAATACTGAAGGAGAATCCTAACATGTGCGCATACAAAGCACCGTCCTTGGATGCAAGGGAAGACATGATGATCAGGGAGGTACCAAGGGTTGGAAAAGAGGCTGCAACTAAGGCAATCAAAGAATGGGGTCAGCCAATGTCTAAGATCACACATTTGATCTTCTGCACCACCAGCGGTGTTGCGTTGCCTGGCGTTGATTACGAACTCATCGTACTCTTAGGGCTCGACCCAAGCGTCAAGAGGTACATGATGTACCACCAAGGTTGCTTCGCTGGCGGCACTGTTCTTCGTTTGGCTAAGGACTTGGCTGAAAACAACAAGGATGCTCGTGTGCTTATCGTTTGTTCTGAGAATACTGCAGTCACTTTCCGTGGTCCTAGTGAGACAGACATGGATAGTCTTGTAGGGCAAGCATTGTTTGCGGATGGAGCTGCTGCGATTATCATTGGTTCTGATCCTGTGCCAGAGGTTGAGAAGCCTATCTTTGAGCTTGTTTCGACTGATCAAAAACTTGTCCCTGGCAGCCATGGAGCCATTGGTGGTCTCCTTCGTGAAGTTGGGCTTACATTCTATCTTAACAAGAGTGTCCCTGATATTATTTCGCAAAATATCAACGAAGCACTCAGTAAAGCTTTTGATCCGTTGGGTATATCTGATTATAATTCAATATTTTGGATTGCACACCCTGGTGGACGTGCAATTCTGGACCAGGTTGAACAGAAGGTAAATTTGAAACCAGAGAAGATGAAAGCAACCAGAGATGTGCTTAGTAATTACGGTAACATGTCAAGTGCATGTGTATTCTTCATTATGGATTTGATGAGGAAGAAGTCTCTTGAAAATGGACTTAAA